One segment of Oscillospiraceae bacterium MB08-C2-2 DNA contains the following:
- a CDS encoding ATP-binding cassette domain-containing protein translates to MITVSDVSLNMGVTKLFSHVDLQFVPGNCYGIIGANGAGKSTFLKVLSGELEPSSGSVFVDSKVRMSILRQDQNKYDAFPVIETVIMGNHKLYANLKEKDALYEKEDFTEEDGVRASELEADFAEMGGWEAESDASRILQGLGIETAFHASLMSELDGRQKVKVLLAQALFGQPDIILLDEPTNNLDYASITWLEDFLMDFLGTVILVSHDRHFLNAVCSHIVDIDYGKIKLYVGNYDFWYDASKLMQQMLRDQNKKAEEKAKELQDFIARFSANKSKAKQATSRRKLLDNLDIQQIPASSRRYPWVGFKPDREVGKDVLFVEGLTKTIDGVKVLDNLTFTAGREDKIAFVGDNELAHTTLFKILAEEIKPDSGSFKWGVSTSQAFFPRDNSSFFNDRDENLLQWLEPYSPDHHESYLRQFLGRMLFSGDDVLKSVKVLSGGEKVRCMLSRMMLSGANVLVLDQPTNHLDLESITALNNGLTDFKGIVFFASHDHQFIQTIANRIIEITPEGVTDRQTSFDEYLEWKSSIGK, encoded by the coding sequence ATGATAACAGTCAGCGATGTAAGCCTCAACATGGGTGTAACCAAGCTCTTTTCCCATGTAGACCTGCAATTTGTTCCCGGCAACTGCTATGGCATCATCGGAGCCAACGGTGCGGGCAAATCCACCTTTCTCAAGGTGCTTTCCGGTGAGCTGGAACCCAGCAGCGGCAGCGTGTTTGTGGATTCTAAAGTCCGCATGTCCATCCTGCGGCAGGATCAGAACAAATACGATGCTTTTCCGGTTATTGAAACGGTGATTATGGGCAACCATAAGCTTTATGCCAACTTGAAAGAAAAAGATGCCCTTTACGAAAAAGAAGATTTCACCGAGGAAGACGGCGTTCGTGCCTCTGAGCTGGAAGCCGATTTTGCCGAAATGGGCGGCTGGGAAGCCGAATCGGATGCTTCCCGCATATTGCAGGGTTTGGGAATTGAAACTGCTTTTCACGCCAGCCTGATGAGCGAGCTGGATGGCCGCCAAAAGGTTAAGGTGCTGCTGGCACAGGCGCTGTTCGGCCAGCCGGATATCATCCTCTTGGATGAGCCTACCAACAACTTGGATTATGCCTCCATCACTTGGCTGGAGGATTTTCTTATGGATTTCCTGGGCACCGTTATTCTGGTCTCCCATGACCGGCATTTTCTCAACGCTGTCTGCTCCCACATCGTGGATATCGATTACGGCAAGATCAAGCTGTATGTGGGCAACTACGATTTCTGGTACGATGCCAGCAAGCTGATGCAGCAAATGCTCCGGGATCAAAACAAAAAGGCCGAGGAAAAGGCCAAGGAACTGCAAGACTTTATCGCCCGTTTTTCTGCCAACAAATCCAAGGCCAAGCAGGCAACCTCCCGGCGCAAGCTGCTGGATAATCTGGATATACAGCAGATTCCCGCTTCTTCCCGGCGTTACCCCTGGGTGGGCTTTAAGCCTGACCGTGAGGTAGGCAAGGATGTTTTGTTTGTGGAAGGTCTTACCAAAACCATTGACGGTGTCAAGGTGCTGGATAACCTGACCTTTACAGCGGGCCGTGAGGATAAAATCGCCTTTGTAGGGGATAACGAGCTGGCTCACACCACCCTGTTCAAGATTCTGGCTGAGGAGATCAAGCCGGACAGCGGCTCCTTCAAATGGGGTGTCAGCACTTCACAGGCCTTCTTCCCCCGGGATAACTCCTCCTTTTTCAACGACCGGGATGAAAACCTGCTCCAGTGGCTGGAGCCCTATTCCCCCGATCATCACGAAAGCTATCTGCGCCAGTTTTTGGGCCGGATGCTCTTTTCCGGGGACGATGTGCTCAAGTCTGTCAAGGTGCTTTCCGGTGGTGAAAAGGTTCGGTGCATGCTTTCCCGCATGATGCTTTCCGGTGCCAATGTGCTGGTGCTGGATCAGCCCACCAACCATTTGGATTTGGAATCCATCACCGCCCTCAACAACGGGCTGACTGATTTTAAGGGCATTGTGTTTTTCGCCTCCCACGATCACCAGTTTATCCAGACCATTGCCAACCGGATCATCGAGATCACCCCTGAGGGTGTGACCGATCGCCAGACCAGCTTTGATGAATATCTGGAATGGAAAAGCAGTATAGGAAAATAG
- the rsmA gene encoding 16S rRNA (adenine(1518)-N(6)/adenine(1519)-N(6))-dimethyltransferase RsmA, whose protein sequence is MENLTNIKTIRELLDRHGFRFSKALGQNFIINPGICPHMAEASGADEGVGVLEIGPGLGVLTTQLARLATKVVSIELDARLLPVLEETLADCPNTKVIHGDALKVDLHKLIAEEFAGLRVVVCANLPYYVTSPILMRLLEERLPVDTITVMVQKEAATRICAPLPSREAGAVTVAVHYYAKPEILFGVSKGSFMPAPNVDSSVIRLEVRPEPPVQGIDEALFFSVVKGAFSQRRKTLLNCMAAHFRLEKSAITSAMEQAGIAPSTRAEQLSIEDFARLTTAMSALVA, encoded by the coding sequence ATGGAAAATCTTACAAATATAAAAACAATCCGGGAGCTGCTGGATCGCCATGGCTTTCGGTTTTCCAAAGCGCTGGGGCAAAACTTTATCATTAACCCCGGCATTTGCCCCCACATGGCCGAAGCCTCGGGAGCGGATGAAGGGGTAGGTGTTCTGGAAATCGGTCCCGGCCTTGGGGTGCTCACCACACAGCTGGCCCGGCTTGCCACCAAGGTGGTCAGCATTGAGCTGGATGCTCGTCTGCTGCCGGTGCTGGAAGAAACCCTGGCCGACTGCCCCAACACCAAGGTTATCCACGGGGATGCTCTCAAGGTGGACCTCCACAAGCTGATTGCAGAGGAATTTGCCGGGTTGCGGGTGGTGGTTTGCGCCAACCTGCCCTATTATGTCACCTCCCCCATTCTGATGCGCCTGCTGGAGGAACGGCTCCCGGTGGATACCATCACCGTTATGGTGCAGAAGGAGGCGGCTACCCGCATCTGTGCGCCGCTCCCCAGCCGGGAGGCCGGTGCTGTCACAGTGGCAGTGCACTACTACGCCAAGCCCGAAATTCTGTTTGGGGTTTCCAAGGGCTCCTTTATGCCCGCCCCCAATGTGGATTCCAGTGTCATCCGCTTGGAGGTTCGCCCAGAGCCGCCGGTGCAGGGAATCGATGAGGCCCTGTTCTTCTCGGTGGTAAAAGGTGCTTTTTCCCAGCGGCGCAAGACCTTGCTCAACTGCATGGCTGCTCATTTCCGGTTGGAGAAAAGCGCAATAACCTCCGCTATGGAGCAGGCAGGCATCGCCCCCTCCACCCGGGCGGAGCAGCTTTCCATAGAAGATTTTGCCCGGCTCACCACCGCCATGTCTGCCCTGGTTGCTTGA
- a CDS encoding deaminase, giving the protein MEEQKDRRDKINYYLDIAETVLERGTCLRRNFGAIIVKNDQIISTGYVGAPRGRQNCSDLGYCTRQKLQIPRGERYEMCRSVHAEANAIIHASRADMLNSTLYLVGREYDTDEYVRDANPCSMCKRLIINAGITNVIIRDDKNTYRSVPVRDEWISNDESLSGAMGY; this is encoded by the coding sequence ATGGAAGAACAAAAAGACAGACGAGATAAAATCAACTATTATTTGGATATAGCCGAAACAGTGCTGGAGCGGGGAACCTGCTTGCGGCGTAATTTTGGCGCCATTATCGTAAAAAACGATCAGATTATCTCCACTGGCTATGTGGGAGCACCCCGCGGGCGGCAGAACTGCAGCGATTTGGGCTACTGCACCCGGCAAAAGCTCCAGATTCCCCGGGGCGAGCGCTATGAGATGTGCCGCTCTGTCCATGCGGAGGCCAATGCCATTATTCACGCTTCCCGTGCGGATATGCTGAACAGCACCTTGTATCTGGTGGGTCGGGAATACGATACAGACGAATACGTTCGGGATGCAAACCCCTGCTCTATGTGCAAGCGGCTGATCATTAACGCCGGTATTACCAATGTGATCATTCGGGATGATAAAAATACATACCGCAGTGTGCCTGTCCGGGATGAATGGATCAGCAACGATGAATCCCTCAGCGGAGCCATGGGTTACTAA
- a CDS encoding YlzJ-like family protein codes for MLIHSVTPAQFLTDPWPESAAVSGVAAPQTEYKAIPFGYVEGISTPEGFRMNRLLSTDPSQYLDVNFTPGGICRL; via the coding sequence ATGTTAATCCATTCGGTGACGCCGGCCCAGTTTCTGACTGACCCATGGCCGGAAAGTGCCGCAGTATCTGGGGTGGCCGCACCCCAAACCGAATACAAGGCAATACCCTTCGGCTACGTGGAGGGGATTTCTACCCCAGAAGGGTTTCGGATGAACCGGCTGCTTTCCACCGACCCCAGCCAGTATCTGGATGTTAACTTCACCCCCGGCGGCATTTGCAGGCTTTAA
- a CDS encoding undecaprenyl-diphosphate phosphatase, with protein sequence MGIFDAVLQGIVQGLSEFLPISSSGHLSVVQYFTGQGGESGAAFSILLHLGTLLAVCLAFHKTILELIVEFFGAVGDIFKGRFSIKNASPQRRMLFLLIVSLVPLGAVVFLKDFYTSFSADNSIIMEGVCFLFTSLLLFLSERVKEGNKKAATMQYKDAVLIGCMQAVAPLPGLSRSGSTIAAGIFVGLNRKYAVAFSFIMGIPAVLGANLLEIKDIAGQKLDTSLPVLLVGLVTSLIFGLLAIKMVNWLVTSNKFKIFAWYTLVLGILVLGTGIFEAVSGHALQNMILGA encoded by the coding sequence ATGGGTATATTTGACGCAGTTTTACAGGGGATCGTGCAGGGACTTTCTGAGTTTCTGCCCATTTCCAGCTCGGGGCATTTATCGGTGGTGCAGTATTTTACCGGGCAGGGGGGAGAAAGCGGAGCGGCTTTTTCCATTCTTCTGCATCTGGGGACCCTGCTGGCGGTCTGCCTTGCCTTTCATAAAACCATTCTGGAGCTGATTGTGGAGTTCTTCGGCGCAGTGGGGGATATTTTCAAAGGGCGGTTTTCTATCAAAAACGCCAGCCCGCAAAGGCGGATGCTGTTCCTTTTAATTGTTTCGCTGGTTCCGCTGGGTGCGGTGGTTTTTCTCAAGGATTTTTACACCTCTTTTTCTGCGGATAACAGCATTATTATGGAGGGGGTTTGCTTCCTTTTCACCAGCCTTCTGCTGTTCCTTTCCGAAAGGGTCAAGGAGGGCAATAAAAAGGCCGCCACCATGCAGTATAAGGATGCGGTGCTCATCGGCTGTATGCAGGCTGTTGCACCCCTGCCCGGCCTTTCACGTTCCGGCTCTACCATAGCGGCGGGCATATTTGTAGGGCTCAACCGCAAATATGCCGTGGCTTTCTCCTTTATTATGGGTATCCCGGCTGTGCTGGGGGCAAATCTTTTGGAGATCAAGGATATTGCAGGGCAAAAGCTGGATACCTCCCTGCCTGTTTTGCTGGTGGGGCTGGTCACTTCACTGATTTTCGGCCTGCTGGCCATTAAAATGGTAAACTGGCTGGTGACCTCCAACAAGTTTAAGATTTTTGCATGGTATACGCTGGTTTTGGGCATTCTGGTGCTGGGTACCGGTATTTTTGAGGCAGTCAGCGGCCACGCTTTGCAAAACATGATTTTAGGGGCCTGA
- a CDS encoding DNA translocase FtsK, which yields MASTTNRKTTKKRAAPSRQTAAQRNAKKQMGAVIMFSAGLLLGALTYIPGESGWFFVHRFIYGMFSWSSFFLAPLLIYIAVMTALDKPIGSLQAKLWQVSVLITLISGAIQIFGPGIPTEENLVENIAALYNGGVSLKGGGLTGAIFGLPLLALCGKTAASIVILLAIFVFTMLITGTTLLHLFRAATRPARILEDVYTAKVEEQEREEPVSAGGRFDINVNLDDDMPAHLVHSSPKAVRRLTPKERLLGVVNVDSPAEHVPAGELESRTQEQEALPEPAAVIPSALEEDIEALTHSEPLHFAQPQEDEEDDLGIDNLIDRYREAPASADPRAPLEQLPWDEPVSFDEPEPLRFPGVRAGGEAIPFPGTKARESRSYEPFTFDQPKEPEPLPNDKDLYKLEHQRVKFSPEELEFAFLEDVKPKVPVVREYAFPSPTLLQEGKPPANEKVSEELKANAQTLVDTLKSFGVQTRITDICRGPAVTRYELQPSAGVKISKITGLADDIALNLAASGIRIEAPIPNKPAVGIEIPNKVVSMVKIREILDSKEFIAAPSKLSAALGRDIAGNIMIANIAKMPHVLIAGSTGSGKSVCINSIIMSLLYKASPDEVKLLMVDPKVVELGVYNGIPHLLVPVVTDPKKAAGALSWAVSEMLNRYKAFAENGVRDLEGYNRLAKASDTMPTMPQIVIIIDELADLMMAAPNEVEDSICRLAQMARAAGMHLVIATQRPSVDIITGVIKANIPSRIAFAVSSQVDSRTILDMGGAEKLLGRGDMLFYPVGAAKPIRVQGCFVTDDEVEKVVSFIKQGQDSDYDQAVAEEIDRHVVVGKASKDKDKDTGGGFEDEDDMLPAAIECVVEVGQASTSLLQRRLKLGYARAARIVDQMEQKGIVGPFEGSKPRAVLISKERWLEMKLSGAEESMMNASRD from the coding sequence ATGGCAAGCACAACCAACAGAAAAACCACAAAAAAGAGAGCAGCGCCTTCCCGGCAGACTGCGGCTCAGCGCAACGCCAAAAAGCAGATGGGTGCGGTGATTATGTTCTCCGCCGGGCTGTTGCTGGGCGCACTGACCTATATTCCCGGGGAAAGCGGCTGGTTCTTTGTACATAGGTTTATTTACGGCATGTTCAGCTGGAGCTCCTTCTTTTTGGCGCCCCTGCTGATTTATATCGCTGTTATGACTGCGCTGGACAAGCCCATTGGTTCTCTCCAAGCCAAGCTTTGGCAGGTCAGTGTGCTCATTACATTGATTTCCGGGGCGATCCAGATTTTTGGGCCGGGGATACCTACAGAAGAAAACTTGGTGGAAAACATTGCGGCTTTGTATAACGGCGGTGTTAGCCTAAAGGGCGGCGGCCTCACCGGGGCTATTTTCGGCCTGCCGCTGTTGGCGTTGTGCGGCAAGACTGCCGCTTCCATTGTGATTCTGCTGGCGATTTTTGTTTTTACCATGCTGATTACCGGCACCACTTTGTTGCACCTTTTCCGGGCGGCTACACGCCCCGCCCGCATCTTGGAGGATGTCTATACCGCCAAGGTGGAGGAGCAGGAGCGGGAAGAACCGGTGTCCGCCGGTGGGCGGTTTGACATTAATGTAAACTTGGATGACGATATGCCCGCTCACCTGGTGCACTCGAGCCCCAAGGCAGTTCGCCGCTTGACCCCGAAAGAGCGGCTTCTCGGTGTGGTAAATGTGGACAGCCCTGCGGAACATGTCCCCGCCGGCGAGCTTGAATCGAGGACGCAGGAGCAGGAGGCACTGCCTGAACCGGCAGCTGTGATACCCTCTGCTTTAGAGGAGGATATCGAAGCGCTGACCCATTCCGAGCCTCTCCACTTTGCCCAGCCTCAAGAAGATGAAGAGGATGACTTGGGCATTGACAATCTCATTGACCGCTACCGGGAGGCCCCGGCATCCGCCGATCCCCGGGCACCCCTTGAACAGCTCCCATGGGATGAGCCGGTTTCCTTTGATGAGCCGGAGCCTCTGCGTTTTCCCGGTGTTCGTGCCGGGGGGGAGGCGATCCCTTTTCCCGGAACCAAGGCCCGGGAGAGCCGCTCCTATGAGCCTTTTACCTTTGATCAGCCCAAGGAGCCGGAGCCTTTGCCCAACGATAAGGATCTTTACAAGCTGGAGCACCAGCGGGTGAAATTCTCTCCCGAGGAGTTGGAGTTTGCCTTTTTGGAGGATGTGAAACCCAAAGTCCCAGTGGTGCGGGAATATGCGTTCCCATCGCCCACTCTTTTGCAGGAGGGCAAACCCCCGGCCAACGAAAAGGTCAGCGAAGAGCTGAAAGCCAACGCTCAAACCTTGGTGGATACACTGAAAAGCTTTGGTGTGCAAACCCGGATCACCGATATCTGCCGGGGCCCGGCGGTTACCCGGTATGAGCTCCAGCCTTCCGCCGGGGTGAAGATCAGCAAAATCACCGGCTTGGCCGATGATATCGCCCTGAATCTGGCCGCCTCCGGCATCCGCATTGAAGCGCCCATTCCCAACAAGCCAGCGGTGGGTATCGAGATTCCCAACAAGGTTGTCAGCATGGTTAAAATCCGGGAGATACTGGATTCCAAGGAGTTCATCGCCGCCCCCAGCAAGCTTTCAGCCGCTTTGGGCCGGGATATTGCAGGCAACATCATGATTGCCAACATCGCCAAAATGCCTCATGTTCTCATAGCAGGCTCCACCGGCTCGGGTAAATCGGTGTGCATCAACTCCATTATTATGAGCCTGCTGTATAAAGCCTCCCCCGATGAGGTCAAACTCTTGATGGTAGACCCAAAGGTGGTGGAGCTGGGTGTTTACAACGGGATTCCCCATCTGCTGGTGCCGGTGGTGACCGACCCCAAAAAGGCGGCGGGTGCTCTTTCGTGGGCTGTGAGTGAAATGCTCAACCGCTATAAAGCCTTCGCAGAGAATGGTGTCCGGGATTTGGAGGGCTACAACCGGCTGGCTAAAGCCAGCGATACCATGCCCACCATGCCCCAAATTGTGATTATCATCGATGAGCTGGCCGACTTGATGATGGCCGCCCCCAATGAGGTGGAGGATTCCATTTGCCGCTTGGCTCAGATGGCCCGGGCCGCCGGTATGCATTTGGTCATCGCCACACAGCGCCCCTCGGTGGATATCATCACCGGTGTGATCAAGGCCAACATCCCCTCCCGCATTGCCTTTGCCGTTTCCTCTCAGGTGGATAGCCGCACCATTCTGGATATGGGCGGCGCCGAAAAGCTGCTGGGCCGGGGCGATATGCTGTTTTACCCTGTGGGTGCGGCCAAGCCCATCCGGGTGCAGGGCTGCTTTGTCACCGACGATGAGGTTGAAAAGGTGGTTTCCTTTATTAAGCAAGGGCAGGACAGCGATTATGACCAAGCTGTCGCCGAGGAAATTGACCGCCATGTGGTGGTGGGCAAGGCCTCTAAGGATAAGGATAAAGACACTGGAGGCGGCTTTGAGGATGAGGATGATATGCTCCCCGCCGCCATTGAATGCGTTGTTGAAGTGGGGCAGGCTTCCACCTCTCTGCTCCAGAGGCGGCTCAAGCTAGGCTATGCCCGGGCGGCCCGTATTGTGGATCAGATGGAGCAGAAAGGCATTGTAGGCCCCTTTGAAGGCAGTAAGCCTCGTGCGGTGCTGATTTCGAAGGAGCGCTGGCTGGAAATGAAGCTCAGCGGCGCCGAAGAATCCATGATGAATGCCTCTCGTGACTAA
- a CDS encoding YgiQ family radical SAM protein: protein MSDFLPVSKVDLQARGWEQADIICITGDALVDHPSFGIAIVGRLLEAMGLRVGIISQPKSEKDYRKLGTPALGFFVTSGNIDSMVSHYTAAKRRRSDDPYTPGNKAGSRPDRAVIVYSQKLRELFGEIPIIIGGLEASFRRFAHYDYWDDAVRPSILPDSGADLLVYGMGEYQTREIARRLRAGEPISTMTDIRGTCFLTENPALLPAGAVSCASFDKVREDKKTYARAYAMQMEEQDHITGRAIVQKHGRAFLVQNPPMEPVEGEELDDVFRLPFTRSVYPMHESKGEVKAIEEIEFSIQHNRGCFGNCNFCSIAFHQGRVVSARSRQSVLEEAKRMIKSPRFKGYIHDVGGATANFRGPSCDKQRKHGMCKNRKCLAPTPCPNLKVDHTEYREMLEELRHLPGVKRVFVRSGLRFDYINADPDERFFTQLVKHHISGQLKVAPEHCSAAVLDKMGKPHISAYEKFSKTFYSTTKKVGKEQYLVPYLMSSHPGSTLRDAVELAVFLKRNNIRPEQVQDFYPTPGTASTCMFYTGLDPFTMEPVYVPRTPEEKAMQRALLQYYRPENRSVIIKALIKAGRADLVGTGKNCLVPPDKSFRERQNRQEQAHSGRRGGQTGGKGANSFAHTRGSSGANPRNKGAKAPKRKGR from the coding sequence CTGTCTGATTTTTTGCCCGTATCCAAAGTCGACCTGCAAGCCCGTGGATGGGAGCAGGCGGATATTATATGCATAACGGGGGATGCCCTTGTGGATCATCCCTCTTTTGGAATTGCCATTGTGGGCAGGCTTCTGGAAGCCATGGGCCTGCGGGTGGGGATCATCTCCCAGCCCAAGAGCGAAAAAGATTACCGCAAGTTAGGCACACCTGCTCTTGGCTTTTTTGTCACCAGCGGCAACATCGATTCCATGGTTTCCCACTATACAGCGGCCAAGCGCCGCCGTTCCGATGATCCTTACACCCCCGGCAACAAGGCTGGTTCCCGGCCCGACCGGGCGGTGATTGTTTACAGCCAGAAGCTGCGGGAGCTGTTTGGGGAAATCCCCATTATCATCGGAGGACTTGAGGCCTCCTTTCGCCGCTTTGCCCACTATGATTACTGGGACGATGCGGTTCGCCCTTCCATTCTGCCGGATAGCGGCGCTGATTTGCTGGTTTATGGCATGGGCGAATACCAAACCCGGGAGATTGCCCGCCGCCTGCGTGCGGGGGAACCGATCTCCACCATGACCGATATCCGGGGAACCTGCTTCTTGACTGAGAACCCTGCTCTTTTGCCTGCCGGCGCTGTTAGCTGTGCCTCCTTTGATAAGGTGCGGGAGGATAAGAAAACCTACGCCCGGGCCTATGCCATGCAGATGGAGGAGCAGGATCACATCACCGGGCGGGCTATTGTTCAAAAGCACGGCAGAGCTTTTTTGGTGCAGAATCCCCCTATGGAGCCTGTTGAAGGGGAGGAGCTGGACGATGTGTTCCGCCTGCCCTTTACCCGCAGTGTCTACCCCATGCATGAAAGCAAGGGCGAAGTGAAGGCCATTGAGGAAATTGAGTTTTCCATCCAGCACAACCGGGGGTGCTTTGGAAACTGCAACTTCTGCTCCATCGCCTTCCATCAGGGGCGGGTAGTTTCTGCCCGCAGCCGCCAGTCGGTTCTGGAAGAAGCCAAGCGGATGATCAAAAGCCCCCGATTCAAGGGCTATATTCACGATGTGGGAGGAGCCACCGCCAATTTCCGGGGGCCTTCCTGCGATAAGCAGAGAAAGCACGGCATGTGCAAAAACCGCAAATGCTTGGCCCCTACCCCTTGCCCCAACCTGAAGGTGGATCACACCGAATACCGGGAGATGCTGGAGGAGCTGCGCCATTTGCCGGGGGTGAAGCGGGTGTTTGTTCGCTCAGGGCTGCGGTTTGACTACATCAATGCGGATCCTGACGAACGGTTTTTTACCCAGCTGGTCAAGCATCACATCAGCGGGCAGCTCAAGGTTGCTCCCGAGCATTGCAGTGCGGCTGTGCTGGATAAAATGGGCAAGCCCCACATTAGCGCCTATGAAAAGTTTTCGAAAACCTTTTATTCCACCACCAAAAAGGTGGGCAAGGAGCAGTACCTAGTGCCCTATCTCATGTCCTCCCATCCGGGGAGCACCCTGCGGGATGCGGTGGAGCTGGCGGTGTTCCTAAAACGAAACAACATCCGCCCGGAACAGGTGCAGGATTTTTACCCCACGCCGGGGACCGCCTCCACCTGTATGTTTTATACCGGGCTTGATCCTTTCACCATGGAGCCTGTCTATGTCCCCCGCACACCCGAGGAAAAGGCCATGCAGCGGGCGCTGCTGCAATACTATAGGCCAGAAAACCGCTCGGTGATCATCAAGGCGCTGATTAAAGCAGGCCGGGCCGATTTGGTGGGAACCGGCAAAAACTGCTTGGTGCCGCCGGATAAAAGCTTTCGAGAGCGCCAAAATCGGCAGGAGCAGGCTCACTCTGGCCGCAGAGGTGGCCAAACAGGCGGCAAGGGGGCAAATTCGTTTGCACATACCCGAGGCTCCTCGGGTGCCAACCCCCGTAATAAAGGGGCGAAAGCTCCTAAAAGGAAAGGCAGATAA
- a CDS encoding ComEC/Rec2 family competence protein gives MAKGRNKRQLRRSWIVILLVSVVVGFCVLSTMQNRDNLEIGLPELESKAAARVSSFFSYFIDTSQAPQTEKESPLAVFSSKGNLSVHFIDVGQGKAILIQAPDKTVLIDGGDNATAKELVRYLKDAGAGSIDLCIPTHAHADHIGGLDVVMDDLKVKSVVMTDLPHELVPTSASYTDFLLAIAKNSVTVEEFKAGKSYDLGGGATLTLLAPLGEYSDLNDMSIVSRLDYRDTSFLFTGDASGPSELDLIESRADLSADVLDVGHHGSRSSTTQAFLDQVNPSIAVLSCGLDNSYKHPHKEVLERLGGQGAQIYRTDLQGTIVMRSDGSQLSVSAAA, from the coding sequence GTGGCAAAAGGCAGAAATAAAAGACAGCTGCGCCGCAGTTGGATTGTCATACTGCTGGTATCGGTGGTGGTGGGCTTTTGTGTGCTTTCCACCATGCAAAACCGGGACAATCTGGAAATCGGCCTGCCGGAGCTGGAAAGCAAGGCGGCAGCCCGAGTGAGCAGCTTTTTCAGCTATTTTATCGATACCTCCCAAGCCCCGCAGACAGAAAAAGAAAGCCCTCTGGCGGTGTTTTCCTCCAAAGGGAATCTGAGCGTGCATTTTATCGATGTGGGGCAGGGCAAGGCGATTTTGATACAGGCACCGGACAAAACGGTGCTCATTGATGGCGGGGATAATGCCACCGCCAAAGAGCTGGTGCGCTATCTCAAGGATGCGGGGGCAGGCAGCATTGATCTGTGCATTCCCACCCATGCCCATGCCGATCACATCGGCGGATTGGATGTGGTGATGGATGATCTCAAGGTGAAATCGGTGGTGATGACCGATCTGCCCCACGAGCTGGTTCCCACCTCGGCCTCCTATACAGATTTTTTGCTGGCCATTGCGAAAAACTCGGTGACTGTCGAGGAATTCAAAGCGGGCAAAAGCTACGATCTGGGCGGGGGTGCAACCCTGACTCTGCTGGCTCCCTTGGGGGAATACAGCGATCTCAACGATATGTCCATCGTCAGTCGGCTGGATTATCGAGATACATCCTTTTTGTTTACAGGAGATGCCTCCGGGCCATCGGAGCTGGATTTGATCGAGAGCCGGGCTGATCTTTCAGCGGATGTGCTGGATGTGGGGCACCACGGCAGCAGAAGCTCCACCACACAGGCTTTTCTGGATCAGGTGAATCCTTCCATCGCTGTCCTTTCCTGTGGGCTGGACAATTCCTATAAGCACCCCCACAAGGAGGTGCTGGAACGTCTTGGTGGGCAGGGTGCCCAGATATACCGCACCGATTTGCAGGGAACCATTGTGATGCGCTCCGATGGCTCACAGCTTTCGGTTTCAGCGGCAGCATAA
- a CDS encoding DUF3006 family protein, giving the protein MKGYCILRLTPETVLLEDAQRQRLEITPDRLPSGSREGDWILLGEDGSVSPDPEETQRRRSLNRRLLDGLLGKNK; this is encoded by the coding sequence ATGAAGGGCTACTGTATTTTGCGCCTGACTCCCGAAACGGTCTTGCTGGAGGATGCCCAGCGGCAGAGGCTGGAGATTACCCCGGATCGCCTCCCCTCAGGGAGCAGGGAAGGCGATTGGATTCTGCTGGGAGAGGATGGCAGCGTTTCCCCTGACCCGGAGGAGACACAGCGCAGGCGCAGCCTCAACAGACGGCTGCTGGATGGACTGCTGGGAAAGAATAAATAA